The Scomber japonicus isolate fScoJap1 chromosome 13, fScoJap1.pri, whole genome shotgun sequence genome includes a window with the following:
- the cnih2 gene encoding protein cornichon homolog 2: protein MAFTFAAFCYMLTLVLCAALIFFVIWQIIAFDELRTDFKNPIDQSNPTRARERILNIERICNLLRRLVVPEYSIHGLFCLMFMCAGEWVTLGLNIPLLFYHLWRFFHRPADGSEVMYDPVSVMNADILNYCQKESWCKLGFYLLSFFYYLYSMVYALVSF, encoded by the exons ATGGCATTCACCTTTGCGGCCTTCTGCTACATGCTGACATTGGTGCTGTGCGCTGCTCTCATCTTCTTTGTCATATGGCAG atcATTGCATTTGATGAGCTGCGCACAGACTTCAAAAACCCCATTGATCAGAGCAATCCCACCAGAGCG AGGGAAAGGATTCTCAATATCGAAAGAATCTGCAACCTGCTTCGCAGA TTGGTGGTACCAGAGTACTCTATCCATGGGCTCTTCTGTCTGATGTTCATGTGTGCTGGAGAGTGGGTCACACTTGGCCTAAATATCCCACTGCTCTTCTACCATCTGTGGAG GTTTTTCCACCGGCCAGCTGACGGGTCAGAGGTCATGTACGATCCTGTCAGTGTAATGAACGCCGACATTCTCAACTATTGTCAGAAGGAGTCCTGGTGTAAGCTGGGCTTTTAtctgctctctttcttctaTTATCTCTACAG TATGGTCTACGCCTTGGTGAGCTTCTAA